The following are from one region of the Bradyrhizobium septentrionale genome:
- a CDS encoding class I SAM-dependent methyltransferase: protein MAAMGQIDRPEIRFHDEISSGWEALHQSRTFKARTAAMFDLLGKADLAGQHWLDAGCGTGTLSRLLAARGCDVTGVDASSEMIAAARGRSADDAPAGRLSFQQIPTIASLPFADRSFDGVLCASVLEYVPDVAQCLAQIHRVLKPGGLLLVSIPNRGSLLRQGYKLAHAASARLSARPLFRYLAFSKFDASPAAMQDLLRQHGLTMLRTSFAGSPLPPALDRRPALGTLINILARRDD, encoded by the coding sequence ATGGCCGCCATGGGCCAGATCGACCGACCTGAAATCCGCTTTCACGACGAGATTTCGTCGGGGTGGGAGGCGCTGCATCAGAGCCGCACCTTCAAGGCGCGCACCGCCGCGATGTTCGATCTGCTCGGCAAGGCGGACCTTGCCGGGCAGCATTGGCTCGACGCCGGTTGCGGCACCGGAACACTGTCCCGCCTGCTCGCCGCGCGCGGCTGCGACGTCACCGGGGTCGACGCGTCGTCGGAGATGATCGCGGCGGCACGCGGCCGCTCCGCCGATGATGCACCGGCCGGACGGCTCTCCTTCCAGCAGATCCCGACGATCGCAAGCCTGCCGTTTGCCGATCGATCCTTCGACGGCGTGCTCTGCGCGAGCGTGCTGGAATATGTTCCCGACGTGGCGCAGTGCCTCGCCCAGATCCATCGCGTGCTCAAGCCCGGCGGGCTGTTGCTGGTCTCGATCCCCAACCGCGGATCGCTGCTGCGCCAGGGCTACAAGCTCGCGCACGCGGCCTCCGCGCGCCTGTCGGCGCGGCCGCTGTTCCGCTACCTCGCCTTCTCCAAATTCGACGCCTCGCCGGCCGCCATGCAGGACCTGCTGCGGCAACACGGCCTCACGATGCTCCGCACGAGCTTTGCCGGCTCCCCGCTCCCGCCGGCGCTCGATCGCCGGCCCGCACTGGGCACGCTGATCAATATCCTGGCCCGGCGCGACGATTGA
- a CDS encoding nucleotide sugar dehydrogenase produces the protein MNVSIFGLGYVGTVCAACFTDLGHQIIGVDKSVAKVDLIREGRSPVIEPGISDKVARAVATGQLTATTDATEAIVNSDISMVCVGTPSSGNGNLDLTAIRQVAIEIGRGLRAKNAPHTVTIRSTVLPGTTRGTVGPLIEEASGNRIGRDFDLAFNPEFLREGSAIADFNAPSKTVVGAFNQETADRVMALYKDLPGAKITPPVETAELVKYVDNSWHALKVSFANEIGTIAKTLGIDGRDVMNIFLQDTRLNISPAYLRPGFAFGGSCLPKDVKALKHLAHSRGLSTPVLESILPSNDMIMSRGADWILSHDGRRIAFLGISFKAGTDDVRDSPFVELVKSLRGEQRDIRIYDPNVRLSQLIGANRDFLMRNPELVGLLHDDVTATIEWADIIVLMTPDPRFVAALTTTRPDQIVLELSDIGLPEEVRARVSGFHW, from the coding sequence ATGAATGTGAGCATTTTCGGCCTCGGCTATGTCGGAACGGTCTGCGCCGCCTGCTTCACCGACCTCGGCCATCAGATCATCGGCGTCGACAAGAGCGTTGCCAAGGTCGACCTGATCCGCGAAGGCAGATCGCCGGTGATCGAACCGGGTATCTCGGACAAGGTGGCGCGCGCGGTTGCCACGGGTCAGCTGACCGCGACCACCGACGCCACCGAGGCGATCGTCAACAGCGACATATCGATGGTTTGCGTCGGCACGCCCTCGTCCGGCAACGGCAACCTCGACCTGACCGCGATCCGACAGGTCGCGATCGAGATCGGCCGCGGACTGCGCGCGAAGAACGCGCCGCATACCGTGACGATCCGCTCCACCGTGCTGCCCGGCACCACCCGCGGCACCGTCGGACCGCTGATCGAGGAAGCCTCCGGCAACCGGATCGGCCGCGATTTCGACCTCGCCTTCAATCCGGAATTCCTGCGCGAAGGCAGCGCCATTGCGGATTTCAACGCACCCTCCAAGACCGTGGTCGGCGCCTTCAACCAGGAGACCGCCGATCGCGTCATGGCGCTCTACAAGGATCTGCCGGGCGCCAAGATCACGCCGCCGGTCGAGACCGCCGAACTGGTCAAATATGTCGACAACAGCTGGCACGCGCTGAAGGTCAGCTTCGCCAACGAGATCGGGACGATCGCAAAGACGCTCGGCATCGACGGCCGCGACGTCATGAACATCTTCCTGCAGGACACAAGGCTCAACATCTCGCCGGCCTATCTGCGGCCGGGTTTTGCCTTCGGCGGCTCGTGCCTGCCCAAGGACGTCAAGGCACTGAAACATCTGGCGCACAGCCGCGGGCTGTCGACGCCGGTGCTCGAGAGCATCCTGCCCAGCAACGACATGATCATGTCGCGCGGTGCCGACTGGATCCTGTCGCATGACGGCCGCCGCATTGCCTTCCTCGGCATCAGCTTCAAGGCCGGCACCGACGATGTCCGCGACAGCCCGTTCGTGGAACTGGTGAAGAGCTTGCGCGGCGAGCAGCGCGACATCCGGATCTACGACCCCAATGTGCGGCTGTCGCAGCTGATCGGCGCTAACCGGGACTTTTTGATGCGCAACCCGGAGCTGGTTGGCCTGTTGCACGACGATGTCACCGCGACCATCGAATGGGCCGACATTATCGTGCTGATGACGCCTGATCCGCGCTTCGTCGCGGCGCTGACGACAACGCGCCCTGACCAAATCGTGCTCGAACTGTCTGATATCGGATTGCCCGAAGAGGTGCGCGCCAGAGTGAGCGGCTTCCACTGGTAG
- a CDS encoding glycosyltransferase family 4 protein codes for MSRAEPSPRRILIIVENLPVPFDRRVWCEATSLRKAGYEVSVICPKGRGHDASYECLEGIHIYRHPMPVEARGIAAYLIEYPVALFWEMWLSIKVAWKHGFDVIQGCNPPDLIFLIGLLFRLGGKRFVFDHHDVNPELYEAKFGRRDMFWQLLRLVEYLTFKTASISIATNESYREIAIRRGRMPADRVFVVRSGPNLERVRARPADPAWRNGRRYSVGYVGVIGQSEGIDLLLQSIGHIVHDLGRTDIQFNIAGTGPEWNAVVKLCEEMRLSDYVNFTGAVADEPLFTMLSTAEVCVNPDRVTPMNDISTMNKIMEYMALGRPIVQFDVREGRRSALDASLYAAKNDPKDFASKIITLIDDPSLRQTMGAFGRSRVERALSWTHEEPKLLAAYEALFAAKAPAQRPAPRANPTAERSTSHSSANAAAGRASS; via the coding sequence ATGTCGAGAGCTGAACCATCACCGCGGCGGATCCTGATTATCGTCGAGAACCTTCCGGTTCCTTTCGATCGCAGGGTGTGGTGCGAAGCAACGTCGCTGCGCAAGGCAGGCTACGAGGTCTCGGTGATCTGCCCGAAGGGCCGCGGCCATGACGCGTCTTACGAATGCCTCGAGGGCATTCACATCTACCGCCATCCGATGCCGGTGGAAGCGCGCGGGATCGCCGCCTACCTGATCGAATATCCGGTCGCGCTGTTCTGGGAGATGTGGCTTTCGATCAAGGTGGCGTGGAAGCACGGCTTCGACGTGATCCAAGGCTGCAATCCGCCCGACCTGATCTTCCTGATCGGCCTCTTGTTCAGGCTCGGCGGCAAGCGCTTCGTGTTCGACCATCACGACGTCAACCCCGAGCTTTATGAAGCGAAGTTCGGCCGCCGCGACATGTTCTGGCAGCTGCTGCGGCTGGTCGAATATCTCACCTTCAAGACGGCGAGCATCTCGATTGCGACCAATGAGTCCTACCGCGAGATCGCGATCAGGCGCGGTCGCATGCCGGCCGACCGGGTCTTCGTGGTGCGTTCGGGCCCCAATCTCGAGCGGGTGCGCGCCCGCCCGGCCGATCCGGCCTGGCGCAATGGCCGGCGCTACAGCGTCGGCTATGTCGGCGTGATCGGCCAGTCGGAAGGCATCGATCTGTTGCTGCAGTCGATCGGCCACATCGTGCACGATCTCGGACGCACCGACATCCAGTTCAACATCGCCGGCACCGGGCCGGAGTGGAACGCGGTCGTCAAGCTCTGCGAGGAGATGCGGCTCTCCGACTACGTCAATTTCACCGGCGCGGTCGCGGATGAGCCGCTGTTCACGATGCTCTCGACCGCGGAGGTCTGCGTCAATCCGGACCGCGTCACGCCGATGAACGACATCTCCACCATGAACAAGATCATGGAGTACATGGCGCTGGGACGGCCGATCGTTCAGTTCGACGTCCGCGAAGGCCGCCGCTCGGCGCTCGACGCCTCGCTCTATGCGGCGAAGAACGACCCGAAGGATTTTGCCAGCAAGATCATTACTTTGATCGACGATCCGTCGTTGCGGCAGACGATGGGGGCATTCGGCCGCAGTCGCGTCGAGCGCGCGCTGTCCTGGACGCATGAGGAGCCGAAGCTGCTTGCGGCCTATGAGGCTCTGTTCGCCGCGAAAGCCCCCGCGCAACGCCCTGCGCCGCGCGCAAATCCGACCGCCGAGCGGTCAACCTCGCATTCCAGCGCGAACGCTGCCGCCGGGCGGGCATCGTCTTGA
- a CDS encoding glycosyl hydrolase — MAGKARDWGHRALIALILSAVVPLAHKWPLQWGGASANDALNASRENVVIPLTLFGMTVNAIGQSQSQPWPELKFDGVRLWGAIYWAQVNPAPGIFNWARFDAILAAAEREHVDIVLNLAYTPRWAASVKDAPPAFTPGASSPPGDLTSWDDWVRAAVARAAGRIKYWEIWNEPEDPKYYSGDIATMVQMQKRAYQIIKASDPGLMVLTPPSNGTPDGYRWQQAFMAQGGGQYADIFAFHGYTSEPEAVIGIIARFRQILAAHDLSARPIWDTEAGWSSYEANPDGCLARAYILKWINGVDRFYWYEFAGGGSDFGKLWDPARGLLPGGVAYRTVQSWLVGARIVTAIRTSPSTWRVALHMQDGRDGLILWTTKGRSVYRVDPRFSRYQGLDGGEGPVANGEVEISPKPILLLE; from the coding sequence ATGGCAGGCAAAGCGAGGGATTGGGGCCACAGGGCATTGATTGCCCTGATTTTGAGCGCAGTGGTGCCGCTGGCCCACAAATGGCCGCTGCAGTGGGGTGGTGCGTCGGCAAACGATGCGCTGAATGCGAGCCGCGAGAATGTCGTGATCCCGCTGACGCTGTTCGGCATGACGGTCAACGCGATCGGGCAGTCGCAGTCGCAGCCTTGGCCCGAGCTCAAATTCGACGGCGTTCGGCTGTGGGGCGCGATCTATTGGGCGCAGGTCAATCCGGCGCCCGGCATCTTTAACTGGGCGCGCTTCGACGCCATCCTCGCGGCGGCCGAGCGCGAGCATGTCGATATCGTTCTCAACCTCGCCTACACGCCGCGTTGGGCCGCGTCGGTGAAGGATGCGCCGCCGGCGTTCACGCCGGGCGCAAGCTCGCCGCCCGGTGATCTCACGTCATGGGATGACTGGGTGCGCGCAGCGGTGGCGCGCGCTGCGGGGCGCATCAAATATTGGGAAATCTGGAACGAGCCCGAGGATCCCAAATATTACTCGGGCGATATCGCCACCATGGTCCAGATGCAGAAGCGGGCCTATCAGATCATCAAGGCCAGCGATCCCGGCCTGATGGTGCTGACGCCGCCGTCCAACGGCACGCCGGACGGCTATCGCTGGCAACAGGCTTTCATGGCGCAGGGCGGCGGACAATATGCCGATATCTTTGCCTTCCACGGCTACACGAGCGAACCGGAAGCCGTGATCGGGATCATTGCGCGCTTCAGGCAGATCCTCGCCGCGCACGATCTGTCCGCAAGGCCGATCTGGGACACCGAGGCCGGCTGGTCGTCCTACGAGGCCAATCCGGATGGCTGTCTGGCGCGGGCCTATATCCTGAAATGGATCAATGGTGTCGACCGCTTCTATTGGTATGAATTTGCCGGCGGGGGTAGCGATTTTGGAAAATTATGGGACCCGGCGCGCGGGCTGCTTCCGGGTGGCGTAGCCTACCGCACGGTCCAGTCATGGCTGGTCGGCGCACGCATCGTGACCGCCATCCGGACCTCGCCGTCGACCTGGCGCGTCGCGCTTCATATGCAGGATGGCCGCGACGGCTTGATCCTGTGGACCACCAAGGGGCGGTCGGTTTACCGGGTCGACCCGCGCTTTAGCCGCTATCAGGGCCTCGACGGCGGAGAAGGACCTGTCGCCAACGGCGAGGTCGAGATCTCGCCAAAACCGATCCTGTTGCTCGAATGA
- a CDS encoding bi-domain-containing oxidoreductase, which produces MKQIAQNYKSGELKLIDVPSPRCRPGGVLVRTAFSAVSTGTEMMKFTEGRLSLLGKARARPDQVAKVARSVRQQGLLATYQKVMNRLDSYTPLGYSLSGTVVEVGDGVGGFSVGQRVCCGGNQYATHAEYNWVPVNLCVPVPDSAALDQAAFTTIASIALQAMRQSEIRFGETACVIGLGLIGQIMVRLLRSAGVVVVGLDRLEARCRQAEAAGAAVCAVASDDAAAEFRARIDQLTAGSGVDCVFITAGSDDPDLASRSAALLRDRGRIVDIGKCTLNLPWNEFYDKELDVRFSRSYGPGRYDPLYEEGGIDYPIGHVRWTEKRNMEAIVALLADGRLDFSSLISEVVPLEQATSAFERMSRGEVGLGMVFAYPDAAPRALQMIYRPVAALRSGRVRLGVIGAGNYASSMLLPQLANNQRVDLVEVVTNTGLSGATAVRKFGFARASTEAASVLEADDIDAVLIATRHASHADLAARALRAGKAVFVEKPLAIDTDALDQLELTIRETGNNRLMVGFNRRFSPLLQGMRTAFAPAGPQTLQYRVIAGPLEKSSWYLQAETEGSRFVGEGGHFIDVLSWWLGAEPVRVSASTAGKDVDNLVATFDFADGSVASLSYLTGGDPRVPKEALEVSATTGFAAFDNFSRFEIWHAGQRTAQKARLDKGQRPMLDAFIAAVASGAAMPIALDSLLATTRATLAVQESAAAGTPVDLAIGAAGHGAVRAATGAR; this is translated from the coding sequence GTGAAGCAGATCGCGCAGAACTATAAGAGCGGCGAACTCAAGCTGATCGATGTGCCGTCGCCACGTTGCCGCCCCGGCGGCGTTTTGGTGCGCACGGCGTTCTCCGCGGTGTCGACCGGCACCGAGATGATGAAGTTCACGGAAGGGCGCCTGTCGCTGCTCGGCAAGGCGCGCGCGCGACCCGACCAGGTCGCCAAGGTGGCGCGCTCGGTCCGCCAGCAGGGATTGCTTGCGACCTATCAGAAGGTGATGAACCGCCTCGATTCCTACACGCCGCTCGGCTACTCGCTGTCGGGCACCGTCGTGGAAGTGGGCGACGGCGTCGGCGGCTTCTCGGTCGGGCAGCGCGTCTGCTGCGGCGGCAATCAATATGCGACCCACGCCGAATATAATTGGGTGCCGGTGAATCTCTGCGTGCCGGTGCCGGACAGTGCGGCACTCGACCAGGCTGCCTTCACCACGATCGCCTCGATCGCGCTGCAGGCGATGCGTCAGTCGGAGATCCGTTTCGGTGAGACCGCCTGCGTGATCGGCCTCGGCCTGATCGGGCAGATCATGGTGCGCCTGCTGCGCAGCGCCGGCGTCGTGGTGGTCGGGCTCGATCGGCTTGAAGCACGCTGCCGCCAGGCCGAGGCCGCGGGCGCAGCAGTCTGCGCGGTTGCATCGGACGATGCCGCGGCCGAATTTCGCGCCCGGATCGACCAGCTGACCGCGGGCAGCGGCGTCGATTGCGTGTTCATCACGGCGGGCAGCGACGATCCCGATCTCGCATCGCGTTCGGCAGCATTGCTGCGCGACCGCGGCCGCATCGTCGACATCGGCAAATGCACGCTGAACCTGCCGTGGAATGAATTCTATGACAAGGAGCTCGACGTTCGCTTCTCGCGCTCCTACGGCCCCGGCCGCTACGATCCGCTCTACGAGGAGGGCGGTATCGATTACCCGATCGGTCATGTGCGCTGGACCGAGAAGCGCAACATGGAGGCGATCGTCGCGCTGCTTGCCGACGGACGGCTCGATTTCTCGTCGCTGATCTCAGAAGTGGTGCCGCTGGAGCAGGCGACGTCGGCCTTCGAGCGCATGAGCCGCGGCGAGGTCGGCCTCGGCATGGTGTTCGCCTATCCCGACGCCGCTCCCCGCGCGCTGCAGATGATTTATCGCCCGGTCGCCGCCCTGCGCAGCGGCCGGGTGCGGCTCGGCGTCATCGGCGCCGGCAATTATGCCTCCAGCATGCTGTTGCCGCAGCTTGCGAACAACCAGCGCGTCGATCTCGTCGAGGTCGTCACCAATACCGGCCTGAGCGGCGCGACCGCCGTGCGCAAGTTCGGCTTCGCGCGCGCCTCGACAGAAGCGGCCTCGGTGCTCGAGGCCGACGATATCGATGCCGTGCTGATCGCGACACGCCATGCCTCTCATGCGGACCTTGCGGCGCGCGCGCTGCGCGCCGGCAAGGCGGTGTTCGTCGAAAAGCCCCTGGCGATCGACACGGATGCGCTCGATCAGCTGGAACTGACCATCCGCGAGACCGGCAATAACAGGCTGATGGTCGGTTTCAACCGTCGCTTCTCGCCGCTGCTGCAAGGCATGCGCACGGCGTTCGCGCCGGCCGGGCCGCAGACCCTGCAATATCGGGTCATCGCCGGCCCGCTGGAGAAATCATCCTGGTATCTGCAGGCGGAGACCGAAGGCAGCCGCTTCGTCGGCGAGGGCGGGCATTTCATCGACGTGTTGTCCTGGTGGCTCGGCGCCGAGCCCGTGCGTGTCTCCGCCAGTACCGCCGGCAAGGACGTCGACAATCTGGTCGCGACCTTCGACTTTGCCGACGGCTCGGTCGCGAGCCTCAGCTATCTCACCGGTGGCGATCCGCGCGTGCCGAAGGAAGCGCTCGAAGTATCGGCAACCACCGGCTTTGCCGCCTTCGACAATTTCTCGCGCTTCGAGATCTGGCACGCCGGACAGCGGACGGCGCAGAAAGCGCGGCTCGACAAGGGCCAGCGGCCGATGCTGGATGCCTTCATTGCGGCGGTTGCATCGGGGGCCGCGATGCCGATTGCGCTCGACTCGCTGCTTGCGACCACCCGCGCAACGCTTGCCGTGCAGGAAAGCGCGGCCGCCGGGACGCCGGTCGATCTGGCGATCGGCGCAGCGGGGCATGGCGCTGTGCGCGCCGCGACCGGCGCGAGATGA
- a CDS encoding heparinase II/III family protein — protein sequence MNPAWYLRRLQRMEPSELAGRVNDQALRLLWRIAPPDIARRAGARLMAGARQPRLKPLPLSANAPKHAAERLIHSADQILAGRWRVFARDHQAFGEQPDWFVDVRSGKRAPGDRYAFAVPYRDEAAVGNIKYIWEPSRHHHLTVLASAYYLTSDERYARRVAEHLTSWWRENPFPRGPHWISGIELGVRLISWSWVRQLLQNWTGAPALFEDNERFVTQLHAHQYWLSRFPSRGSSANNHVIAEAAGQFVAACAFPFFRDSARWRQDAASTLAHQAIAQTLACGSNGELATDYHGFVLELLLAAAVQGEASGHPLDDAVWTTMCRMSDVIAAMLDDRARPPRQGDGDDGIGLLLDDHGGNRWLGLLSTGARLFGGLPWWPSLPEFDLRTFVLTDGIKPRAIAARPARRPHLLDKAGQTFLVDTERAVWCRCDHGPHGLGRIAAHAHADALSIECRIGGVEIFADPGTYCYHGDPRWRAYFRSTLAHNTLCLFARDQSVSGGPFLWTRHAQSRLVASSGLDERDADADADWVAEHAGYQGGAGLVHRRSVQLQRRAARLVVTDIVRGDEGLTAPASLSWHLGPEVECKLDGHTALLSWPGGRGELDLPAELSWMSYHGDETLPAGWYSPSFDLKVPATTLIGSGTLAARQNLVTELRWFSDPARRS from the coding sequence ATGAATCCGGCCTGGTATCTGCGCAGACTGCAGCGCATGGAGCCGTCCGAGCTTGCCGGACGGGTGAACGACCAGGCGCTGCGCCTGCTCTGGCGGATCGCTCCGCCCGACATCGCGCGGCGCGCGGGCGCCAGGCTGATGGCGGGCGCGCGGCAGCCGCGCCTGAAGCCGCTGCCCTTGTCCGCCAATGCCCCAAAACACGCTGCCGAGCGGCTGATCCATAGCGCCGATCAGATTCTCGCCGGACGCTGGCGTGTTTTCGCCAGAGATCATCAGGCGTTCGGCGAACAGCCGGACTGGTTCGTCGATGTCCGCAGCGGCAAGCGGGCGCCGGGCGACAGGTACGCGTTTGCGGTTCCCTATCGCGACGAAGCGGCGGTCGGAAACATCAAATACATCTGGGAGCCGTCGCGTCACCACCATCTTACCGTGCTCGCGTCGGCCTATTACCTGACCTCGGACGAACGGTACGCCCGGCGCGTGGCCGAGCATCTCACCAGCTGGTGGCGCGAAAATCCATTCCCGCGCGGCCCGCACTGGATCAGCGGCATCGAGCTTGGCGTACGACTGATCTCCTGGAGCTGGGTGCGCCAGCTGCTGCAGAACTGGACCGGCGCGCCCGCATTGTTCGAGGACAATGAGCGCTTCGTGACGCAGCTCCATGCCCATCAATACTGGCTGTCGCGGTTTCCGAGCCGCGGCTCGTCCGCCAACAACCACGTCATCGCTGAGGCTGCCGGGCAGTTCGTCGCGGCCTGTGCGTTTCCTTTCTTCCGCGACAGCGCGCGATGGCGCCAGGATGCAGCCAGCACGCTGGCACACCAAGCCATCGCGCAAACCCTCGCCTGCGGCAGCAACGGCGAGCTCGCGACCGATTATCACGGCTTTGTCCTCGAACTCCTGCTGGCGGCGGCGGTACAGGGCGAAGCCTCGGGACACCCGCTTGACGATGCGGTCTGGACCACGATGTGCCGCATGAGCGATGTCATTGCCGCGATGCTCGACGATCGCGCGCGTCCGCCGCGTCAGGGCGATGGCGATGACGGCATTGGCCTCTTGCTCGACGATCACGGCGGCAATCGCTGGCTTGGCCTGCTCAGCACCGGCGCGCGCCTGTTCGGCGGTCTGCCCTGGTGGCCCAGTTTGCCGGAGTTTGATCTGCGCACGTTTGTGCTGACCGACGGCATCAAGCCGCGTGCGATCGCCGCGCGGCCCGCCCGCCGCCCGCATTTGCTTGATAAGGCGGGGCAGACTTTTCTCGTCGATACTGAGCGAGCAGTGTGGTGCCGCTGCGACCATGGCCCGCACGGCTTGGGCCGGATTGCGGCGCACGCCCATGCGGATGCGCTGTCGATCGAATGCCGGATCGGCGGCGTCGAGATCTTCGCCGACCCCGGCACCTATTGCTATCATGGCGATCCGCGATGGCGGGCCTACTTCCGCTCCACGCTGGCCCACAACACGCTCTGCCTGTTCGCGCGCGATCAGTCGGTGTCGGGCGGGCCTTTCCTCTGGACACGGCATGCGCAGAGCCGGCTTGTCGCATCCAGCGGCCTCGACGAGCGTGATGCAGACGCAGACGCAGACTGGGTCGCCGAGCACGCGGGATATCAGGGCGGCGCAGGCCTCGTGCATCGCCGTTCGGTGCAATTGCAGCGTCGGGCGGCGCGGCTCGTCGTCACCGATATTGTGCGTGGCGATGAAGGGCTTACCGCTCCGGCGAGCCTCAGCTGGCATCTCGGTCCTGAGGTCGAATGCAAGCTCGATGGGCACACGGCGCTGCTGTCGTGGCCTGGCGGGCGAGGCGAGCTCGATCTGCCGGCAGAGCTCAGCTGGATGTCGTATCACGGTGACGAGACCCTGCCTGCCGGCTGGTATTCGCCGTCGTTCGATCTCAAGGTGCCGGCGACGACCTTGATCGGCTCCGGTACGCTTGCCGCCAGGCAAAATCTGGTGACGGAGTTGCGCTGGTTCTCAGACCCGGCACGCCGGTCATGA
- a CDS encoding glycosyltransferase, producing MKILVAHNRYQGRGGEDVVFEAEVDLLRNAGHSVETLTVSNEAINSLVARIATTLSIADNAEGKRRVAEAIDRFRPDIVHVHNFFPLLSPAVFDLCRQKRVPAVVTLHNYRTICTGGMLLRDGRICHKCLDGGHLWGVVHRCYRGSLPGSLASAYMIAQHQRRGTWTRPGLRLIALTQFARNLFTQAGFDTGRIDVKPNFMADPGAPDPAAPRAGLLYVGRLSREKGVAVLLEAVAGTAVPLRIAGEGPEAAALKARASGNVTFLGAISREEVFAEMAKARALVVPSLWYEGFPMVVVEAFARGTPLIASEIGGLAEVVSDGGTGALVPPGDAAALRQQIADVVGAPDLAAAWGRAARAAYLELYAPDENRRLLEAIYARTVGG from the coding sequence ATGAAGATTCTGGTCGCGCACAACAGGTATCAGGGACGCGGCGGCGAGGACGTCGTCTTCGAAGCGGAGGTCGACCTGCTGCGCAACGCAGGCCACAGCGTCGAAACGCTCACCGTGAGCAACGAGGCGATCAATTCGCTGGTCGCGCGCATCGCGACGACGCTGTCGATCGCCGACAATGCGGAGGGAAAGCGGCGCGTGGCGGAGGCGATCGATCGCTTCCGCCCCGACATCGTCCACGTCCACAATTTCTTCCCGCTGCTCTCGCCGGCGGTGTTCGATCTGTGCCGGCAAAAGCGCGTGCCGGCCGTGGTCACGCTGCACAATTATCGCACCATCTGCACCGGCGGCATGCTGCTGCGCGACGGCCGCATTTGCCACAAGTGCCTGGATGGCGGCCATCTGTGGGGCGTCGTGCATCGCTGCTACCGCGGATCGCTGCCGGGTTCGCTGGCTTCAGCCTACATGATCGCGCAGCACCAGCGCCGCGGCACCTGGACGCGTCCCGGCCTGCGCCTGATCGCGTTGACGCAGTTTGCCCGAAATCTGTTCACGCAGGCCGGCTTCGACACCGGCCGGATCGACGTGAAGCCGAATTTCATGGCCGATCCGGGGGCACCTGATCCGGCGGCACCGCGCGCCGGGCTGCTCTATGTCGGACGGCTGAGCCGCGAGAAGGGCGTCGCCGTGCTGCTCGAGGCCGTTGCGGGCACGGCCGTGCCGTTGCGGATTGCGGGGGAGGGGCCGGAGGCGGCCGCGCTGAAGGCCCGGGCGAGCGGCAACGTCACGTTCCTCGGCGCCATCTCGCGCGAGGAGGTGTTTGCGGAAATGGCCAAAGCGCGGGCGCTGGTCGTGCCGTCGCTGTGGTACGAGGGATTTCCCATGGTTGTGGTCGAGGCCTTCGCGCGCGGGACGCCGTTGATTGCGTCCGAGATCGGCGGGCTTGCCGAGGTGGTGAGCGACGGCGGAACGGGCGCGCTGGTCCCGCCGGGCGACGCGGCCGCGCTCCGGCAGCAAATCGCTGACGTTGTCGGCGCCCCCGATCTGGCGGCGGCATGGGGACGGGCCGCACGGGCCGCCTATCTCGAACTCTATGCGCCGGACGAGAACCGCCGGCTGCTCGAGGCGATCTACGCGCGTACCGTCGGCGGATGA